One region of Hymenobacter sediminicola genomic DNA includes:
- a CDS encoding KTSC domain-containing protein, with translation MQRRPIRSTSLKAVGYDEATQTLEIEYRHGGLVRYTGVPNAMYRALLAVPGKAMFVEQVVERGGYGREQVR, from the coding sequence ATGCAGCGCCGCCCTATCCGCTCTACCTCGCTCAAAGCCGTTGGCTACGACGAAGCCACCCAAACGCTGGAAATCGAATACCGCCACGGCGGGCTGGTGCGCTACACCGGCGTGCCCAACGCTATGTATCGGGCGCTGCTGGCAGTGCCGGGCAAGGCTATGTTTGTGGAGCAGGTAGTGGAGCGCGGCGGCTATGGGCGGGAGCAAGTGCGCTGA